The proteins below are encoded in one region of Sebastes fasciatus isolate fSebFas1 chromosome 16, fSebFas1.pri, whole genome shotgun sequence:
- the zar1l gene encoding protein ZAR1-like, whose product MEGFLSTFPPHNVCSEGGWGKREGRFMTPQGLNMTPHGLNYLELCRAIILSQVSPALPHLPPLKRANTRDCGVQVNAKVDKVVQCSLGPKTLFCSDCDQQKVSSKSLKSPEKDNTSVVSQLRFLRPVSIYSPVFDRRLFMKKLCHEDGSEGEAEQEAEQAESDRDDDDETDHSEEEEEAEEEDTVKDFKTTFNKSTKGSNFQFLEQRYGFFHCKKCNVRWESAYVWCISGTSKVYYKQLCRKCQVGFNPYRVESILCKGCSQTCCSCEKKQRHINMKRPHRQDLCCRCKGMRLSCDATYSFKYIV is encoded by the exons ATGGAGGGCTTCCTGTCCACGTTTCCACCCCACAATGTGTGCTCTGAGGGCGGctggggaaagagagagggccGCTTCATGACCCCCCAGGGCCTCAACATGACCCCCCATGGTCTCAACTACCTGGAGCTCTGCAGGGCCATCATCCTGTCCCAGGTCAGCCCAGCTTtacctcatcttcctcctctgaaGAGAGCCAACACCAGAGACTGCGGCGTGCAGGTCAACGCCAAAGTGGACAAAGTCGTGCAGTGCTCGCTGGGTCCCAAAACGCTCTTCTGCTCGGACTGCGACCAACAGAAAGTGTCCTCGAAGTCCCTCAAGAGCCCGGAGAAGGACAACACGTCGGTGGTGAGCCAGCTGCGCTTCCTGAGGCCTGTTTCCATCTACTCGCCTGTATTTGACCGCAGGCTCTTCATGAAGAAACTCTGCCATGAGGATGGAAGTGAAGGAGAAGCTGAACAAGAAGCCGAACAAGCCGAGTCTGAcagggatgatgatgatgagacggatcacagtgaggaggaggaggaagctgaggaggaggacacaGTGAAGGACTTCAAGACCACTTTCAACAAGTCTACAAAGGGGTCCAACTTTCAG TTCCTGGAGCAGAGGTATGGCTTTTTCCACTGCAAAAAGTGCAACGTCCGGTGGGAGAGTGCTTATGTTTGGTGCATCTCTGGAACCAGTAAG GTGTACTACAAGCAGCTCTGCCGGAAGTGTCAGGTGGGGTTTAACCCCTACAGAGTGGAGTCCATCCTCTGCAAG GGCTGCTCTCAGACCTGCTGCAGCTGTGAGAAGAAGCAGAGGCACATTAACATGAAGAGGCCTCACCGCCAGGACCTGTGTTGTCGCTGCAAGGGCATGAGGCTGTCCTGCGACGCCACCTACAGCTTCAAATACATCGTCTGA